The following are encoded together in the Thalassomonas haliotis genome:
- a CDS encoding IS1595 family transposase, translated as MNTKSFVGKLNQITKALFSMTPAQREKVHQSIQALDAEISTDELIQPLFDVSSQCPHCHSRHLKKWGKSGAIQRYRCKDCQKTFNNKTNTPLAKLHKCHLWEEYARCMMLKLTLREAADICGINLKTAFLWRHRFLMAQAGKNQDKLSGIIEVDEFFLARSEKGSKTLAHQKKPRKRGGNLDKRTKEGQVAVLLSIDRSNHMINAILSADTRAEIAAHLTENITENSVLCSDGSWSYVEIAKQKNCDHKRLINNQVRVIDKVYHIQTVNGAIAHFKGWVNGKMKGVATKYLSNYLAWFKESHAKLDKQQILVAAYG; from the coding sequence ATGAATACAAAATCATTTGTAGGTAAGCTTAACCAGATAACGAAAGCACTTTTCTCTATGACACCAGCGCAAAGGGAGAAAGTTCATCAGTCAATTCAAGCATTAGATGCTGAAATCAGCACAGATGAGCTTATTCAACCACTTTTTGATGTGTCATCTCAATGCCCGCACTGCCATTCCCGTCATTTAAAAAAATGGGGGAAGTCAGGCGCCATACAGAGGTACCGTTGCAAGGATTGCCAGAAAACCTTTAATAACAAGACCAATACGCCTTTAGCTAAGCTACATAAGTGCCATCTGTGGGAAGAATATGCGCGCTGTATGATGTTGAAATTAACGTTAAGAGAAGCGGCAGATATTTGCGGCATTAATCTTAAAACCGCTTTTTTATGGCGTCATCGTTTCTTAATGGCCCAGGCAGGCAAAAACCAGGATAAGTTGTCGGGCATTATTGAAGTTGATGAGTTTTTTCTTGCTCGCTCCGAAAAAGGCTCAAAAACATTGGCACACCAAAAGAAGCCTAGAAAACGCGGCGGTAACCTTGATAAAAGAACGAAAGAAGGTCAGGTGGCCGTGCTTTTATCTATTGATCGCAGTAACCATATGATTAATGCAATTTTATCTGCTGATACCAGGGCAGAAATAGCGGCTCACTTGACTGAGAATATAACAGAAAATTCGGTCTTATGCAGCGATGGCTCCTGGTCATATGTGGAAATAGCCAAGCAAAAAAATTGTGACCATAAACGTCTGATAAACAACCAAGTAAGGGTGATAGATAAGGTTTACCATATCCAAACGGTTAATGGCGCGATAGCTCACTTTAAAGGTTGGGTTAACGGAAAAATGAAAGGAGTTGCCACCAAATACTTATCAAATTATCTTGCGTGGTTTAAAGAAAGCCACGCAAAGCTAGATAAACAGCAAATATTGGTAGCAGCTTATGGGTGA
- a CDS encoding methyl-accepting chemotaxis protein gives MNLTVAMKIKGGFAIITLLLVITSIISWKNLNTIQDSTLEMSELAIPTLAGSNQLTLELTQMGNLTLKGYYQNELAPLAENQQAFESANTKFSGALKRLKALVQDKSHLIANLRKVDDVYNAFSGNVDSVFQNRQISIEQATALAEKVDTLEEKADDAATVLLDLADHDLAETKLQRAVSLAEQTETLLNSIVSSAFEYRDILDAQTSQLIEKELTNSYNELNRSIDDVLNELRSNDASDVADEVTDAVGEVSNLVNGDNSIFTNKEAQLNAIAQATDMLTSAESNIASASSILGKQVALANETKTTTAEMVDGAVSDGKTSTILFTAIAALIAIGTAFYILVSITRPLFRVNEMLNIVASGDLSRKLDDSGKDEFAQLSKNCNTLIESLRNLIESIVSRSTQLAAAAEETSAVTAQSTTAIEEQRNQVEQAATATTEMSSTSQSVLSSANDALGEIKQADDEAERVKGISDNNRKTIELLANEVESASQVINKLQQDSASIGGILDVIRGIAEQTNLLALNAAIEAARAGEQGRGFAVVADEVRTLASRTQESTQEIHNMIEVLQSGAEKAVSVMDTGKSQAANCVEQSELADKALETITHAVHEAYDRSSQIATAAEEQSVVAHEISENLESIVAIAEQTTAGSQQTASSSGEVARLAEELQQSVQEFKL, from the coding sequence ATGAATCTAACTGTGGCAATGAAAATCAAGGGTGGTTTTGCCATTATTACCTTACTCCTGGTTATAACCAGTATCATCTCATGGAAGAACCTCAATACAATTCAAGATTCAACGCTGGAAATGAGCGAATTAGCCATTCCCACCTTGGCGGGCAGCAATCAACTTACCCTTGAATTAACTCAGATGGGTAACCTGACCCTCAAGGGCTATTACCAAAACGAACTTGCCCCGCTGGCAGAAAACCAACAAGCCTTTGAAAGCGCCAACACTAAATTCTCCGGTGCGTTAAAAAGATTAAAAGCCCTAGTACAGGATAAAAGCCACTTAATTGCCAATCTGCGTAAAGTAGACGATGTCTATAATGCCTTTAGCGGCAATGTCGACAGTGTCTTCCAAAACCGGCAAATCAGCATAGAGCAAGCCACGGCCTTAGCCGAAAAAGTCGATACCCTGGAAGAGAAAGCCGACGATGCCGCCACGGTATTGCTGGATCTCGCGGATCACGACCTGGCGGAAACCAAGTTACAGCGTGCGGTCAGTTTAGCAGAACAAACCGAAACCTTATTAAACTCTATTGTCAGCTCGGCCTTTGAATACCGGGATATCCTGGATGCGCAAACTTCCCAGTTAATCGAGAAAGAATTAACCAACAGCTATAACGAGCTAAACCGTTCCATCGATGATGTGCTCAACGAATTAAGAAGCAATGACGCTTCCGATGTTGCCGACGAAGTCACGGATGCTGTTGGTGAAGTCAGCAACCTGGTCAACGGTGACAACAGTATTTTTACCAATAAAGAAGCCCAGCTTAACGCCATCGCCCAGGCCACTGACATGCTGACATCGGCAGAAAGCAATATCGCCTCCGCCAGCAGCATTTTGGGTAAACAAGTTGCCCTGGCAAATGAAACCAAAACAACCACAGCAGAGATGGTGGACGGGGCCGTCTCCGATGGTAAAACCTCAACCATATTGTTCACGGCTATTGCCGCCCTTATCGCGATCGGAACCGCTTTTTATATCCTGGTCAGCATTACCCGTCCGTTATTTAGGGTGAATGAAATGCTTAATATCGTCGCCTCCGGTGACTTATCCCGCAAACTGGACGACTCAGGTAAGGATGAATTTGCCCAGCTGTCGAAAAACTGTAATACCCTGATCGAAAGCCTGCGTAACCTGATTGAAAGTATCGTCAGCCGCTCAACCCAGTTGGCGGCGGCGGCAGAGGAAACTTCGGCGGTTACCGCACAAAGTACCACCGCCATCGAAGAGCAGCGCAACCAGGTAGAACAGGCGGCAACGGCTACCACGGAAATGAGCAGTACCTCACAAAGCGTACTGTCCAGCGCCAATGACGCCCTGGGAGAAATCAAACAGGCAGATGACGAAGCCGAGCGGGTCAAAGGCATTTCTGACAATAACCGTAAAACCATTGAATTGCTGGCCAATGAAGTGGAGTCTGCCTCCCAGGTCATCAATAAACTACAGCAAGACAGCGCCTCTATCGGCGGTATTCTTGACGTTATCCGCGGCATTGCCGAGCAGACCAACCTGCTGGCCCTTAACGCCGCTATCGAAGCCGCACGCGCCGGTGAACAAGGCCGTGGTTTCGCGGTTGTTGCCGACGAGGTCAGAACCCTGGCCAGCCGGACCCAGGAATCTACCCAGGAAATCCACAACATGATCGAAGTGCTGCAAAGCGGCGCCGAGAAGGCAGTATCTGTGATGGATACCGGGAAATCCCAGGCCGCCAACTGTGTCGAGCAAAGCGAACTGGCAGATAAGGCACTGGAAACCATCACCCATGCGGTGCATGAAGCCTATGACCGCAGCTCGCAAATTGCCACCGCAGCGGAAGAGCAAAGCGTGGTTGCCCATGAGATCAGCGAGAACCTGGAGTCTATTGTCGCTATCGCCGAACAAACCACTGCCGGCTCACAGCAAACCGCTTCTTCAAGCGGAGAGGTAGCACGTCTGGCAGAAGAGCTGCAACAGTCAGTGCAGGAATTTAAGCTTTAA
- a CDS encoding symmetrical bis(5'-nucleosyl)-tetraphosphatase: protein MAIYLVGDIQGCLQELKGLLNQADFDPEQDQLYLAGDVVARGPQSLETLRFLISLGESAKMVLGNHDLHLLAIAAGIKKANPKDQLEQILQAPDLQDLMLWLASQPLLRQLPGEQTYISHAGLSPQWSIQDAVTQAASAGEKLKSNNRDHWLKQMYGNSPDNWHQAKSEVEKFRYTINAFTRMRYCREDLSLEFACKETPLHAPKDIFPWYQLNKHLNSANWIFGHWASLMGQCPHANLYALDTGCVWGNHLTLLRWHDKQMFTEQSHTHI from the coding sequence ATGGCTATTTATCTGGTCGGTGATATTCAGGGATGCTTGCAAGAACTTAAAGGCCTGCTTAACCAGGCCGACTTCGATCCTGAGCAGGATCAGTTATACCTGGCCGGCGATGTCGTCGCCCGCGGACCGCAGTCCCTTGAAACCCTGAGATTTTTAATCTCGTTGGGAGAGAGTGCCAAGATGGTGCTGGGCAACCACGACCTGCATTTGCTTGCCATCGCCGCCGGCATTAAAAAAGCCAACCCCAAAGATCAGCTGGAACAGATCCTCCAGGCTCCGGATCTGCAAGACTTAATGTTATGGTTAGCCAGCCAGCCGCTGCTGCGCCAACTGCCTGGGGAGCAAACCTATATCAGCCACGCCGGCTTGTCGCCACAATGGAGCATACAAGACGCCGTCACCCAGGCGGCATCCGCCGGTGAAAAACTCAAAAGTAACAACAGAGATCACTGGCTCAAACAGATGTATGGTAACTCGCCCGACAACTGGCATCAGGCGAAAAGCGAAGTAGAAAAATTCCGCTACACCATTAATGCCTTTACGCGGATGCGCTACTGCCGGGAGGATTTATCATTGGAGTTTGCCTGCAAAGAAACCCCGCTGCATGCCCCGAAAGACATTTTTCCCTGGTATCAGCTCAATAAGCACCTGAACTCGGCCAACTGGATTTTTGGCCACTGGGCTTCCCTGATGGGCCAGTGCCCGCACGCCAATCTTTATGCCCTGGACACCGGCTGTGTCTGGGGTAACCACCTCACCCTCTTAAGGTGGCATGACAAACAGATGTTTACCGAGCAATCCCACACCCATATTTGA
- the apaG gene encoding Co2+/Mg2+ efflux protein ApaG: MNECNTRSNQASDTPAGPGGDVCPKISVSTKTAYLPEQSLPHEQAYAFSYTITITNNSEQAVKLLARSWLITDANGETSTVEGEGVVGQTPDILPGTSFSYTSGSVFKTPLGTMQGYYQLQNPQGQALRAEIPVFRLAMPNILN; encoded by the coding sequence ATGAATGAATGCAATACCCGCTCGAACCAGGCATCAGATACGCCGGCAGGCCCCGGTGGTGATGTTTGCCCAAAGATAAGTGTCAGCACCAAAACCGCTTATTTACCTGAGCAGTCATTGCCGCATGAACAGGCTTATGCCTTCAGTTACACTATCACCATCACTAACAACAGTGAACAGGCGGTAAAACTGCTGGCTCGGAGCTGGTTAATCACAGATGCCAATGGTGAAACCAGTACAGTAGAAGGTGAAGGGGTTGTTGGCCAGACCCCGGATATTTTACCCGGCACCAGCTTCAGCTATACCAGCGGTTCAGTGTTTAAAACCCCCCTGGGGACCATGCAGGGTTATTATCAACTGCAAAATCCGCAGGGACAAGCCCTTAGGGCAGAAATCCCGGTGTTCCGCCTGGCCATGCCTAACATTCTCAATTAG
- the rsmA gene encoding 16S rRNA (adenine(1518)-N(6)/adenine(1519)-N(6))-dimethyltransferase RsmA, translated as MSKNSHLGHQAKKRFGQNFLHNDAVISQIVDAINPEPGENLIEIGPGLGALTEPVIERAGKLSVVELDRDLAHRLRHHPFLAPHLTIHETDALKFDFAQLATPDKPLRIFGNLPYNISTPLIFHLLTFKDKVKDMHFMLQKEVVERMASGENSKAYGRLSIMTQYQCQVIPVMEIGPEAFKPAPKVDSAIVRLVPHKEIKNPVKDIAALNQVCLAAFNQRRKTIRNSFKKLLSAEQLQSLEIDPGLRPENLSLDQYIRLANFIVDHPPQS; from the coding sequence ATGAGCAAAAATTCACATTTAGGCCATCAGGCCAAAAAACGCTTCGGCCAAAACTTCTTACACAACGATGCCGTCATCAGTCAGATTGTTGATGCCATCAATCCCGAGCCGGGCGAAAACCTGATTGAAATCGGGCCGGGATTAGGGGCCTTAACCGAGCCGGTGATCGAGCGCGCCGGTAAGTTATCCGTGGTGGAACTCGACCGGGATCTTGCCCACAGGTTGCGCCACCATCCTTTTTTGGCGCCGCACCTGACCATACATGAAACCGATGCGCTAAAATTCGATTTCGCCCAACTGGCGACTCCGGACAAGCCGTTACGTATCTTTGGCAACCTACCCTATAATATTTCCACACCGCTGATTTTCCATCTTTTGACCTTTAAAGATAAAGTCAAAGATATGCATTTTATGCTGCAAAAAGAAGTCGTGGAACGTATGGCGTCGGGAGAGAACTCCAAGGCTTACGGCCGGTTGTCTATCATGACCCAATACCAGTGCCAGGTGATCCCGGTAATGGAAATCGGTCCGGAAGCCTTTAAGCCGGCGCCTAAGGTCGACTCGGCCATAGTACGCCTGGTGCCCCATAAAGAAATTAAAAATCCGGTCAAGGATATCGCGGCCCTGAACCAGGTGTGCCTGGCTGCTTTTAACCAGCGCAGAAAAACCATACGCAACAGCTTTAAAAAATTATTGAGCGCCGAGCAGCTGCAAAGTTTAGAGATAGACCCGGGACTAAGGCCTGAAAACCTCAGCCTGGATCAATATATCCGCCTTGCCAACTTTATCGTTGACCACCCGCCACAGTCATAA